The following proteins are co-located in the Leptodactylus fuscus isolate aLepFus1 chromosome 8, aLepFus1.hap2, whole genome shotgun sequence genome:
- the LOC142217654 gene encoding uncharacterized protein LOC142217654 has product MEKVPPYTEPAPPYTEPAPPYKEQAMDCLSMRDYIRNFRLENCHHGDQGYSRVLLQLFGYTGHGKSCFINSCKYVIDDGAFRVYAKVAKSENKPETMIRTAYKLTDNITLVDNRGCVKMNKNETGAIYAQLGNFQALNTHVNWQTEFEDMVETLLNAERLDQSSDFIVPVLIYRADYQMTEKNSRSEMKEMLISARDITGLFPTVVLTHELSEHLSSTKEMFRQMGVENIFSLENYTEQDNKKTRGKHETILKCLQEIIKDIEFRMLEERDEITERIERKRILLKFAHQREMEKPRVKHQETDQETHQKKKKETCLLL; this is encoded by the exons ATGGAAAAAGTTCCTCCATATACAGAACCAGCTCCTCCATACACAGAACCGGCTCCTCCATACAAAGAACAAGCTATGGATTGCCTGTCTATGAGAGATTACATCAGGAATTTCAGGCTGGAGAACTGCCACCATGGGGATCAGGGATATTCCCGGGTCCTCCTGCAGCTCTTTGGCTACACTGGTCATGGGAAATCCTGCTTCATCAATTCCTGTAAGTATGTGATAGATGATGGAGCCTTCAGGGTCTATGCTAAGGTGGCCAAATCAGAGAATAAACCCGAGACCATGATACGGACTGCCTATAAGCTGACAGATAACATCACCCTGGTGGACAACCGAGGATGTGTGAAGATGAATAAGAACGAGACTGGGGCGATCTACGCTCAACTTG GGAACTTCCAAGCACTGAATACTCATGTGAATTGGCAGACTGAATTTGAAGACATGGTGGAGACTTTGCTGAATGCAGAGAGACTGGATCAGTCGTCCGACTTCATTGTCCCAGTTCTCATCTACAG AGCCGATTACCAAATGACTGAAAAAAATAGCAGAAGTGAAATGAAAGAAATGCTTATCTCAGCCAGAGACATCACAG GACTCTTCCCGACTGTGGTTCTCACCCATGAGCTCAGCGAGCATCTGTCAAGCACTAAGGAGATGTTTCGGCAGATGGGAGTGGAGAACATATTCTCTCTGgaaaactacacagagcaagacaACAAGAAGACCCGGGGCAAACATGAGACCATTTTAAAGTGCCTTCAGGAGATCATTAAAGATATTGAGTTCCGGATGCTGGAGGAACGTGATGAAATTACTGAAAGAATTGAGAGGAAGAGGATCCTGCTAAAATTTGCACATCAGAGGGAAATGGAGAAACCTCGGGTGAAACATCAGGAGACAGATCAGGAGACAcatcagaaaaaaaagaaagaaacatgtTTGTTACTGTAG